The following are from one region of the Arcobacter defluvii genome:
- a CDS encoding YdcH family protein, whose product MFHEYRDVITELKQKDAHFNKLFERHNELDDLVSKLEESHADQFEIESKKKEKLKLKDEIFATIVKYKAEN is encoded by the coding sequence ATGTTTCACGAATACAGAGATGTAATTACAGAGTTAAAACAAAAAGATGCACATTTTAACAAACTTTTTGAAAGACACAATGAGTTAGATGATTTAGTTTCTAAACTTGAAGAGTCTCATGCTGATCAATTTGAAATTGAATCTAAGAAAAAAGAAAAATTAAAATTAAAAGATGAAATTTTTGCAACTATTGTAAAATATAAAGCTGAAAATTAA
- the argJ gene encoding bifunctional glutamate N-acetyltransferase/amino-acid acetyltransferase ArgJ, with protein MFTILPIKGYIDQIDGFYCDGIHAGLKPNGNNDLGFIYTKEACTVAAIFTENRFQAAPLKHFLQYGENFKTNFVLINSKNANALTGRKGIESINTLFSQLDFDLINPVMSSTGVIGNPLPIEKLVAGAKKFDLMAKNGENLSRAIMTTDAYPKTCMYEVKLENGTSFKIGAVAKGAGMINPNLATMLCFICTDAAAPFEDIKEALIVNSKTTFNAISVDGDTSTNDTVMVLANGKSNAYDKEAFKESLRLVMHDMAMLMVADGEGAKKVAAFEVINAVSNEQAEIAAKALSNSLLVKTALFGEDPNFGRIASTIGASRIDCDDEKLVISYNDVVVFNKGEICFDAQTEAKAADVLKKDKYKIVCDIGLGDGKFTAYGCDLGYKYVEINADYRS; from the coding sequence ATGTTTACTATTTTGCCAATAAAAGGTTATATCGATCAAATTGATGGATTTTATTGTGATGGGATTCATGCAGGTCTTAAACCAAATGGAAACAACGATTTAGGATTTATTTATACAAAAGAAGCTTGTACTGTTGCAGCAATTTTTACAGAAAATAGATTTCAAGCAGCACCTTTAAAACATTTTTTACAATATGGTGAAAATTTTAAAACGAATTTTGTATTAATTAACTCAAAAAATGCAAATGCATTAACTGGAAGAAAAGGTATTGAATCAATTAATACTTTGTTTTCTCAACTTGATTTTGATTTAATAAATCCAGTAATGAGCAGTACAGGTGTTATAGGAAATCCATTACCAATTGAAAAATTAGTTGCAGGTGCGAAAAAATTTGACTTAATGGCTAAAAATGGTGAAAACCTTTCACGTGCAATTATGACAACAGATGCATACCCAAAAACTTGTATGTATGAAGTAAAACTAGAAAATGGAACTTCATTTAAAATAGGTGCTGTTGCAAAAGGTGCTGGAATGATAAATCCAAATCTTGCAACTATGCTTTGTTTTATTTGTACAGATGCTGCTGCTCCTTTTGAAGATATAAAAGAGGCATTAATTGTAAATAGTAAAACTACATTTAATGCAATTTCTGTTGATGGTGATACTTCAACTAATGACACAGTAATGGTTTTAGCAAATGGAAAATCAAATGCTTATGATAAAGAAGCATTTAAAGAATCATTAAGACTTGTAATGCATGATATGGCGATGTTAATGGTAGCTGATGGTGAAGGTGCTAAGAAAGTTGCAGCATTTGAAGTGATCAATGCTGTTTCAAATGAACAAGCCGAAATTGCAGCAAAAGCATTATCTAATTCACTTCTAGTAAAAACTGCACTTTTTGGAGAAGATCCAAATTTTGGAAGAATTGCTTCAACTATTGGAGCATCAAGAATTGATTGTGACGATGAAAAATTAGTAATTTCTTATAATGATGTTGTTGTATTTAATAAAGGTGAAATCTGTTTTGATGCACAAACTGAAGCAAAAGCAGCAGATGTTCTAAAAAAAGATAAATATAAAATAGTTTGTGATATTGGTTTAGGTGATGGTAAGTTTACAGCATATGGTTGTGATTTAGGTTATAAGTATGTTGAGATAAATGCAGATTATAGAAGTTAA
- a CDS encoding potassium channel family protein codes for MSIFTKIKKAIGWEIRTVKPQYDLNPLIYSQLKPFRLPLILIQLIMMIGTLGYVYIEDYSIMHAIFQSAYTFTTTGFGALNEANFSNQGIVFTVTLMIAGFLILTFSVGIVIDVIANGSLLELLKERKMLYKIARLRRHFVICYHNEYTAQLARQFRENHVPFVVVDPSEDIEQIAKENNYPYFVKEEPYKEIAFLKSHLSSAKGAISLSKNISDNITLIASVRLYEKELGRAPFLIISNAETQNEKIRLKKLGADKVVATPSLMAKRVSAMAIRPDMENVLDEFLYKKDTPIDMEEVFVRENSWVVNRELKDLRLRDRLKVSVIGITEGNDKFIQMPKGTTSIIANCRLLLVGSQKGIARAKKIINLTKQPEDI; via the coding sequence ATGAGCATCTTTACTAAGATAAAGAAGGCTATTGGCTGGGAAATTAGAACAGTCAAACCTCAATACGATTTAAATCCATTAATTTACTCTCAACTAAAACCTTTTAGATTACCTTTAATCCTTATTCAGCTTATTATGATGATAGGAACATTAGGTTATGTATATATTGAAGATTATTCGATTATGCATGCAATTTTTCAATCAGCATATACTTTTACAACTACTGGTTTTGGTGCATTAAATGAAGCAAATTTCAGTAATCAAGGTATTGTTTTTACTGTCACATTGATGATTGCTGGGTTTTTAATTCTTACATTTTCAGTGGGGATTGTAATTGATGTTATAGCAAATGGTTCTTTACTAGAATTATTAAAGGAAAGAAAAATGCTTTATAAAATAGCAAGATTAAGACGTCATTTTGTAATATGTTATCATAATGAATATACAGCACAATTAGCTAGACAATTTAGAGAAAATCATGTTCCCTTCGTTGTTGTTGATCCAAGTGAAGATATTGAGCAAATAGCAAAAGAGAATAACTATCCTTATTTTGTGAAAGAAGAACCTTATAAAGAGATAGCTTTTTTGAAATCACATTTAAGTTCTGCAAAAGGAGCTATTTCCTTATCTAAAAATATTTCAGATAATATTACATTAATTGCTTCTGTTAGACTTTATGAAAAAGAATTAGGAAGAGCTCCTTTTTTGATTATTTCGAATGCAGAAACTCAAAATGAAAAAATAAGGTTAAAAAAACTTGGAGCAGATAAAGTGGTTGCAACGCCATCTTTGATGGCAAAAAGAGTAAGTGCCATGGCTATAAGACCTGATATGGAAAATGTTCTTGATGAGTTTTTATATAAAAAAGATACTCCAATTGATATGGAAGAAGTATTTGTTAGAGAAAATTCTTGGGTAGTAAATAGAGAATTAAAAGATTTACGTTTAAGAGATAGATTAAAAGTTTCAGTAATTGGTATTACAGAAGGAAATGATAAATTTATCCAAATGCCAAAAGGTACAACTTCAATTATTGCAAATTGCAGATTATTGCTTGTTGGTTCTCAAAAAGGTATAGCAAGAGCTAAAAAAATTATAAATTTAACAAAACAACCAGAGGATATATAA
- the rpmB gene encoding 50S ribosomal protein L28 translates to MSRKCAISGKGPMVGNNVSHAKNRTRRRFLPNIRTVRVTLEDGTTTKLKISAKELRTLKKHS, encoded by the coding sequence ATGTCAAGAAAATGTGCAATTTCTGGAAAAGGACCAATGGTTGGTAACAACGTAAGTCATGCAAAAAACAGAACTAGAAGAAGATTTTTACCAAATATTAGAACAGTTAGAGTTACATTAGAAGATGGAACAACAACTAAATTAAAAATTTCTGCAAAAGAGTTAAGAACTCTTAAAAAACACTCATAA
- a CDS encoding glycosyltransferase: protein MNKTTISYKSSNLLIEELKKQENIEILKEGNFLISLFNKKKYADVYFHSGNLDEKSIENIKNSKITITNCFASMNQIIAKTKVSHEKIKVIYPSINIEYKKPKDVKAKICEELKIDVKTKLILFTAKNFKTSGIKEFLDICSSITYPDFKIIIAGEQKQISALQFQLPKYQNLQDKIILLENYSNIDDLFLASDIFLLPTYNKSFSSNVIKAMFCKCVVFLSIENDAKEVVDVFASMDSPTDPSIAFKIDAVLLDKNELKKIKKENKKLALEFDLKENLKKINYILENV from the coding sequence ATGAACAAAACAACAATTTCATACAAATCATCAAATTTATTAATTGAAGAATTAAAAAAGCAAGAAAATATTGAAATTTTAAAAGAAGGAAATTTTTTAATTTCATTATTCAATAAAAAAAAATATGCAGATGTATATTTTCATTCAGGTAATTTAGATGAAAAATCAATTGAAAATATTAAAAATTCAAAAATTACCATAACAAATTGTTTTGCTTCAATGAATCAAATTATTGCAAAAACAAAAGTTTCTCATGAAAAAATAAAAGTAATTTATCCTTCAATAAATATTGAATATAAAAAACCAAAAGATGTAAAAGCTAAGATTTGTGAAGAGTTAAAAATAGATGTAAAAACAAAATTGATTTTATTTACTGCAAAAAATTTTAAAACTTCAGGTATAAAGGAGTTTTTGGATATTTGTTCTTCTATAACTTATCCTGATTTTAAGATAATTATTGCAGGTGAGCAAAAGCAAATTAGTGCTTTACAATTTCAGCTTCCTAAATATCAAAATTTACAAGATAAGATTATTTTATTGGAAAATTATTCAAATATTGATGATTTATTTTTAGCTTCAGATATATTTTTATTACCAACTTATAATAAATCTTTTTCTTCAAATGTAATAAAAGCAATGTTTTGTAAATGTGTAGTTTTTTTAAGTATTGAAAATGATGCAAAAGAAGTTGTAGATGTTTTTGCTTCAATGGATTCACCGACTGATCCAAGTATTGCATTTAAAATCGATGCTGTTTTATTAGATAAAAATGAGTTAAAAAAGATAAAAAAAGAGAATAAAAAATTAGCTTTAGAGTTTGATTTAAAGGAAAATCTAAAAAAAATAAACTATATCTTAGAAAATGTTTAA
- the gmhB gene encoding D-glycero-beta-D-manno-heptose 1,7-bisphosphate 7-phosphatase, whose translation MYLDRDGVINHDYGYVREIDKFHFIDGVFDACKHFINLGYEIIIITNQSGIGRGYYTKDDFFKLTQWMVEEFKKHGIDILNVYFCPHSPEENCDCRKPKIGMILQSQKDFEIDLINSWLIGDKITDIETAVNANISNNILISQKKDYPELLNIANNLLDTINIIKK comes from the coding sequence ATTTATCTTGATAGAGATGGTGTAATAAATCATGATTATGGTTACGTAAGAGAGATTGATAAATTTCATTTTATTGATGGTGTTTTTGATGCTTGTAAACATTTTATAAATCTAGGTTATGAAATAATTATAATCACTAATCAATCTGGAATTGGCCGTGGCTATTATACAAAAGATGATTTTTTTAAACTTACACAATGGATGGTTGAAGAATTTAAAAAACATGGAATAGACATTCTAAATGTATACTTTTGTCCACATTCACCTGAAGAAAATTGTGATTGTAGAAAACCTAAAATTGGTATGATTCTTCAATCGCAAAAAGATTTTGAAATTGACTTAATAAATTCTTGGTTAATTGGTGACAAAATAACTGATATTGAAACAGCAGTTAACGCAAATATTTCTAATAATATATTAATCTCTCAAAAAAAAGACTATCCAGAACTTTTAAATATTGCAAATAATTTATTAGATACAATAAATATAATAAAAAAATAA